The Lysobacter enzymogenes DNA segment TTGCTGGCGGCGCCGGTGCTGGCGATTTACCTGTGGCGCAACAAGCGCCTGCGCGGGCTGCTGCGGCCGTTCGCACAGGGCTTCGCGATCACCGCGTTGCTGTCGCTGGCGCCGTGGCTGGCCTCGCCGGGCTTCGTGCGCATGGTGTTCGGCACGCCCGAATCGCTGCGCCTGTTCGATCTCGCCCTGCCGCTGGGCCACGACTTGCGCGTCTACCTGACCCCGTTGCTGTACCTGCTGGCGGTCTACGGCCTGTGGCGGCTGCGCCGGATCAGCTTCGAGCTGCTGGTCGCCGCGACCGGGCTGGCGTTCTTCCTGGTGGTGCTGGCTACGCCCGCGCCGCCGGGCTGGTACCTGTGGCTGGTGCCGTTCTTGGTCGCCCATCAGTTGCACAGCGATCGCGGCGCACGGGTGCTGACCGGAGTGTTCTCGGCCCTGTTGATCGCCATGCACCTGGTCTATTCCAGCGGCGCTTCGCTGCCTTGGACCGGACTCGACCCGGCCGCGCGCCTGGCCGAACTCGGCGGCGCGCTGAGCCCGCATCTGCATTCGCTGGCCTACACCCTGATCGTCGCCGCCGGGCTGGTGCTGCTGGTGCAGATGCTGCGCGAGCGGGTCGCGCGCAACGACTACTACCGCATCGCGCAGAAGCCGGTCACGCTCGGCATCGCCGGCGATTCGGGCTCGGGCAAGGACACCCTCAGCCGCGCGCTCGCCGGAATCTTCGGCGAGCACTCGGTGGTGCACGTCTCCGGCGACGACTACCACGTCTGGGACCGCTACGCGCCGATGTGGAAGGGCCTGACCCATCTCAATCCGCGCGCCAACGACCTGCAACGCTTCAACAACGACGTGCTGGCGCTGATGGACGGCAAGCCGATCCTGTGCCGCCACTACGACCACGGCGCCGGCCGCTTCACCGCGCCGACCCGGATCGACAAGAACGACGTGGTGATCGCCTCGGGCCTGCACGCGCTGCACATGCGCGGACTGCGCGAGCGCTTCGACGTGTCGGTGTTCCTCGACCTCGACGAGCGCTTGCGCCGGGCCTGGAAGATCGAGCGCGACGTGCACCAGCGCGGCCACCCGTTGGCCACCGTGCTGGCCTCGATCGAGAAGCGCATGGCCGACTCGCGCCTGCACATCCATCCGCAGCGCGGTCTGGCGCGGCTGGTGCTGCGGCTGGAGCCGGTCAACGCGCGCCAGCTGGAGACCGGCGACGCGCTCGAGCACGTGCGGCTGAAGCTGGTCGCGCTGATCCGCAACGGCACCTCGCACGAACGCCTGGCGCGGATCCTGATCGGCATCTGCGGCCTGCACCTGGACGTGCAGTCCAGCGAGGACGGCAGCGAGGTGGAAATGAGCATCGAGGGGGAAGTCGACGCCGACGACATCGCCATGGCCGCGCACACGCTGGTGCCCGGGCTGGAGGAGATGCTCGACATCCGCCCGCAGTGGGAAGGGGGCATGAGCGGAATCATGCAGTTGCTCGTGCTGATCCAGATCGAAGAATCGTTGAAGAGCCGCATCCGATGACGCTGAGAATCCACAACAACGACAAGGTCCTGCGCGCGCCGCAGGCGATCATTTTCGACACCGACAACACCTTGTACGCCTACGACCGGCCGCACAGCCAGGCGCTGGCGGCGGCCGAACGCAAGGCGGCCAAGCTGCTCGGCGTCGCCGCGGACGAGGTCAGCGGCGCGTTCGCGCGCGCGAGAGAGGACGTCAAGCGCCAGCTCGGCAAGACCGCCAGTTCGCACAGCCGGCTGCTGTACTTCCAGCGCGGCATCGAGATCCTCGGGCGCAAGACCCAGCTGGTGATCACGCTCGACCTGGAGCAGACCTACTGGCGCACCTTCCTCTCGCACTGCGAGCTGTTCCCGGGCGTGCGCGAGTTCCTGCAGGCGCTGCGCAGCAGCGGCATCGGCACGGCGATCATCACCGACCTGACCTCGCAGATCCAGTTCCGCAAGATCATCTACTTCGGCCTGGACGACTGCTTCGACTACGTGGTCACGTCCGAGGAGGCCGGCGCCGACAAGCCGCAGGAAGCGCCGTTCCGGCTCGCCATCGACAAGCTCGGCATCGACCCGGCGCGGATCTGGATGATCGGCGACCATCCGGTCAACGACATCGCCGGCGCGCGCCCGTTCGGGATCAGCACGCTGCTGCGGGTGGACCGCAACCATGAAGGCCGCGACGCCGGCTGCGACGTGGAATTCGACGATTTCACCGAACTGCACCAGTTCTTCTTCTCGGGGAAGGTCGACGGAGTGAGCCAGTTCGCCGGCGCGCACGCGCGCTGAGCGGCGCGCCCATCCAAGCAGGGGGAGAACGCAATGAACCAGGACACCGCCGCGCGCATCGTGCCGCGCAAGGAGCGCGCACCGCGATGAACGCG contains these protein-coding regions:
- a CDS encoding HAD family hydrolase is translated as MTLRIHNNDKVLRAPQAIIFDTDNTLYAYDRPHSQALAAAERKAAKLLGVAADEVSGAFARAREDVKRQLGKTASSHSRLLYFQRGIEILGRKTQLVITLDLEQTYWRTFLSHCELFPGVREFLQALRSSGIGTAIITDLTSQIQFRKIIYFGLDDCFDYVVTSEEAGADKPQEAPFRLAIDKLGIDPARIWMIGDHPVNDIAGARPFGISTLLRVDRNHEGRDAGCDVEFDDFTELHQFFFSGKVDGVSQFAGAHAR